The following proteins are encoded in a genomic region of Methanoculleus bourgensis MS2:
- the glmS gene encoding glutamine--fructose-6-phosphate transaminase (isomerizing), whose translation MCGIVGYIGRREATPVLIQGLKRLEYRGYDSFGIATVGSALEVYKKTGRISDGEAGAASLRGSTGIGHTRWATHGEPNDINAHPHMDCRGRIAVVHNGVIENYSELKRQLQERGHIFRSETDTEVIVHLIEEHYDGDLLTAVNATLPYLRGSYAILAIAADTQRIVAARDASPLVLGIGDSEIFAASDMTPLLEYTERVIYLEDGDVADITPDRLDIYHGGRRVERPIELISWCVEDTRKGGFDHYMLKEIFEQPQSFYETIRAGIDDNVRQMIMGADEITLVACGTSYHTTLIFKYLAESLCNISVRAEMGSEFKYFVPPLRGLVIAVTQSGETADTIAALKMAKARNCSTLAITNVQGSTVTRVADSTLLMRAGPEIGVAATKSYTAQLAALMQIVNLRCERAFDDVLSHAHLAIGDVLLYDVRDAVALCSKADHAFFVGRGAFYPVAMEGALKMKEISYVHAEGYAAGELKHGPFALLTPETPVVAICTPGPTYSVMASNIKEMKARRAPVIALGVDGDKELAEIVDIFIPIPNTHLLVQVLTASVVLQLLAYHTACVLQRDVDKPRNLAKSVTVE comes from the coding sequence ATGTGCGGGATTGTCGGCTACATCGGAAGACGCGAGGCAACGCCGGTTCTGATCCAGGGGTTAAAGCGGCTTGAGTACCGGGGTTACGACTCGTTCGGCATCGCGACGGTCGGGAGTGCGCTTGAGGTCTACAAGAAGACCGGCCGCATCTCCGACGGTGAGGCGGGGGCAGCCAGTCTCCGGGGGTCCACCGGGATCGGGCACACCCGGTGGGCCACCCACGGCGAGCCAAACGACATCAATGCCCACCCGCACATGGACTGCAGGGGGAGGATCGCCGTCGTACATAACGGGGTCATCGAGAACTACAGCGAACTGAAGCGGCAACTGCAGGAGCGAGGCCACATCTTCCGGTCAGAGACCGATACCGAGGTGATCGTCCACCTCATCGAGGAGCACTACGACGGGGATCTCCTTACGGCGGTCAACGCGACCCTCCCCTATCTTCGGGGTTCGTATGCCATCCTCGCGATTGCGGCGGATACACAGAGGATCGTCGCCGCCCGCGACGCGAGCCCGCTCGTCCTCGGTATCGGGGATTCCGAGATCTTTGCCGCCTCTGATATGACGCCGCTCCTGGAGTACACCGAGCGCGTGATCTATCTTGAGGACGGCGACGTTGCCGATATAACTCCCGACCGCCTCGACATCTACCACGGCGGCCGGAGGGTGGAGCGCCCGATCGAGCTGATCAGCTGGTGTGTTGAGGATACCAGGAAGGGCGGGTTTGACCACTATATGTTGAAGGAGATCTTCGAGCAGCCCCAGTCCTTCTACGAGACCATCAGGGCGGGTATCGACGATAATGTGCGGCAGATGATCATGGGTGCCGACGAGATCACACTGGTCGCGTGCGGGACGTCCTACCACACCACCCTGATCTTTAAGTACCTGGCAGAGTCGCTCTGCAATATCTCTGTCCGGGCAGAGATGGGGTCTGAGTTCAAGTACTTCGTCCCCCCCCTCCGCGGCCTCGTCATCGCGGTCACGCAGTCAGGTGAGACCGCCGATACGATAGCCGCCCTGAAGATGGCGAAAGCCCGCAACTGCTCCACACTTGCCATCACCAACGTGCAGGGGAGCACGGTCACCCGGGTTGCTGACAGTACCCTGCTCATGCGGGCCGGCCCCGAGATCGGTGTCGCCGCGACCAAGTCCTACACGGCACAGCTCGCGGCGCTGATGCAGATCGTCAACCTGCGGTGCGAGAGGGCGTTTGATGACGTTCTCTCGCACGCACACCTGGCCATCGGGGATGTCCTCCTCTACGACGTCAGGGATGCAGTCGCCCTCTGTTCAAAGGCAGACCATGCTTTCTTCGTGGGGCGGGGGGCATTTTACCCGGTCGCAATGGAAGGGGCCCTCAAGATGAAGGAGATCAGCTACGTCCATGCCGAGGGGTATGCAGCCGGGGAACTGAAGCACGGGCCGTTTGCGCTGCTCACCCCTGAGACACCGGTGGTCGCCATATGCACCCCCGGCCCAACCTACAGCGTGATGGCCTCCAACATCAAGGAGATGAAGGCCCGCAGGGCGCCGGTCATCGCGCTCGGCGTTGACGGCGATAAGGAACTGGCCGAGATCGTGGACATCTTCATCCCTATCCCGAACACACATCTTCTGGTGCAGGTGCTGACCGCGTCTGTCGTCCTCCAGCTGCTCGCCTACCACACCGCATGCGTCCTGCAACGGGATGTCGACAAACCGCGGAACCTGGCAAAGAGTGTGACCGTTGAATGA
- a CDS encoding glycosyltransferase — MKILLISTQDYIHHPIPSRHHNIFEELATRHEVHVPHFHVSRGKERETLLHVHEATRFPVESPFLHYTLNAPCHYRVIRNIIRDYDIDVVVGAHVLAGTAMVRAAKKAGVPVVFDLKDWFPDSAAAYYKNPAVRWLLREGVLAITRYNLDHSDVITTVSPGLVEKLRMYGYEAELITNGVNTDLFRPMDGTAMREALGIAPDAFVLGFAGAVERWYALDEVIRAFPEILARHGNAELLIVGGSLFTGYIDDLRALAADLGVSRRVHFTGAVDYRDLPGYIAPMDLCLIPLSPPQWVDIALPNKYFEYSACGKAILSTPIPDMLRMGGDHIAVYRDREEFVEKVDELALAPGRYPSGMEEHSWKRKAEAFEKIFLRLMKNP, encoded by the coding sequence ATGAAGATCCTCCTCATCTCCACCCAGGACTACATCCACCACCCGATCCCATCGAGGCACCACAACATCTTCGAGGAGCTCGCAACGCGGCACGAGGTCCATGTGCCTCATTTCCACGTCAGCAGGGGGAAGGAACGGGAGACGCTCCTCCACGTCCACGAAGCGACGCGGTTCCCTGTGGAAAGCCCCTTCCTCCACTATACCCTCAACGCACCCTGCCACTACCGGGTCATCCGCAATATCATCCGCGACTACGATATCGATGTCGTCGTCGGCGCCCATGTCCTCGCCGGGACAGCGATGGTCCGTGCGGCGAAGAAGGCGGGCGTTCCGGTGGTCTTCGACCTGAAGGACTGGTTCCCTGACTCAGCCGCCGCGTACTACAAGAACCCTGCCGTGCGGTGGCTGCTCCGGGAAGGCGTCCTTGCCATAACCCGCTACAACCTCGACCACAGCGACGTCATCACGACGGTCTCGCCTGGACTCGTCGAGAAACTCCGGATGTACGGATACGAGGCGGAGTTGATCACGAACGGCGTCAACACCGACCTCTTCCGCCCGATGGACGGCACAGCGATGCGGGAGGCACTCGGGATCGCCCCCGACGCCTTCGTGCTCGGGTTTGCGGGGGCCGTCGAGCGGTGGTACGCACTCGATGAGGTGATCCGGGCGTTTCCGGAGATCCTCGCACGGCACGGGAATGCAGAACTCCTGATCGTCGGGGGTTCGCTCTTCACCGGCTACATCGACGACCTCCGCGCCCTTGCGGCAGACCTCGGGGTTAGCCGGCGGGTGCACTTTACCGGGGCCGTCGACTACCGCGACCTCCCCGGCTACATCGCACCGATGGACCTCTGTCTCATCCCGCTCTCCCCTCCCCAGTGGGTCGATATCGCTCTCCCCAACAAGTACTTCGAGTACTCGGCCTGCGGGAAGGCGATCCTCTCCACGCCCATCCCTGATATGCTCCGGATGGGCGGCGACCACATCGCCGTCTACCGGGACCGGGAAGAGTTCGTGGAGAAGGTCGATGAACTGGCTCTCGCCCCCGGACGGTATCCGTCCGGGATGGAGGAGCACAGTTGGAAGAGGAAAGCAGAGGCGTTTGAGAAGATCTTTCTGCGACTGATGAAAAACCCCTGA
- the glmU gene encoding bifunctional sugar-1-phosphate nucleotidylyltransferase/acetyltransferase yields the protein MQAVILAAGEGSRLRPLTRSKPKAMIPVANRPIIEYVIDALLENGIRDIVVVVGYRKEHVIRYLNKLDAPVQVVVQERQLGTADALRAAESEITEDFLVLPGDNYINAESIARIRKERNAMLVAEHPSPSNFGVVVIRNGIVREIIEKPEDAPTFTVSTGIYSFTPDIFPYLQTNEIPDALSAMIASGRRIRAIPADDWQDAIYPWDLLKLNSRMLRGITPEIGGKVDASAIRRGVVRIGAGTTVGANTVIYGPVTIGCDCNIGPNTVIMPDSSIGDRVVLEPFTYIADSIIMDDVTIGSHSRIVSAVFGQGCILADHTTTYPSASFMEVGERVLKEEFGAVLGDGVRAAPFTTFKNCIVGNGVTIEEGKTVVGLIEDGARVV from the coding sequence CGGAGCAAGCCCAAAGCCATGATCCCGGTCGCGAACCGGCCGATCATCGAGTACGTCATTGATGCCCTGCTTGAGAACGGGATCCGCGATATCGTGGTGGTGGTGGGATACCGCAAAGAGCATGTCATCAGGTACCTCAACAAGCTCGACGCCCCGGTTCAGGTCGTTGTCCAGGAACGCCAGCTCGGGACCGCTGACGCCCTCCGGGCGGCTGAGTCAGAGATCACGGAAGACTTCCTCGTTCTTCCCGGCGACAACTACATCAACGCTGAATCGATCGCCCGTATCAGGAAGGAACGAAACGCCATGCTTGTGGCCGAGCACCCGAGTCCCTCGAACTTCGGTGTCGTGGTGATCAGAAACGGCATCGTTCGTGAGATTATCGAGAAACCCGAGGATGCCCCGACATTCACGGTATCGACCGGGATCTACTCGTTCACGCCTGATATCTTTCCCTACCTCCAGACAAACGAGATCCCCGACGCCCTCTCCGCCATGATTGCATCGGGCCGGAGGATACGCGCGATCCCGGCAGACGACTGGCAGGATGCCATCTACCCCTGGGATCTCCTGAAACTCAACAGCCGGATGCTCAGGGGGATCACCCCTGAGATCGGCGGGAAGGTCGATGCGTCCGCCATCCGCCGGGGGGTGGTGCGTATCGGCGCCGGGACGACCGTCGGCGCGAACACCGTGATCTATGGCCCCGTCACCATCGGGTGCGACTGTAACATCGGCCCAAACACCGTGATCATGCCCGACTCAAGCATCGGTGACCGGGTGGTGCTTGAACCCTTCACCTACATCGCCGACTCAATCATCATGGACGACGTCACCATAGGATCGCATTCCAGGATTGTCTCCGCCGTCTTCGGTCAGGGGTGCATCCTTGCCGACCACACCACGACATACCCCTCTGCGAGTTTCATGGAGGTCGGGGAGCGGGTGCTTAAGGAGGAGTTTGGTGCAGTCCTCGGCGACGGGGTTCGTGCGGCACCCTTCACAACATTTAAGAATTGTATCGTGGGTAATGGTGTCACCATAGAGGAGGGGAAGACAGTGGTCGGCCTCATCGAGGACGGCGCCCGGGTGGTCTGA
- a CDS encoding acyltransferase encodes MIEHGCNALGEGATIFEPVTLGFPSRDRIGEEGYPGVTIGRNAVLRSGTIIYCDVLIGDAFQTGHNVLIREKTTIGDRVAIGTAAVIEGDCTIGDDVRLQSLVYIPTGTRIGNRVFIGPNAVLTNDRYPPGPHESLRGPVIGDDAVIGANATILPGVTVGEGAFVAAGAVVTKDVPPGTLAVGTPARFRPLPLEARR; translated from the coding sequence ATGATTGAGCATGGATGTAACGCCCTCGGCGAGGGGGCGACGATATTTGAGCCGGTGACCCTCGGTTTTCCCTCCCGCGACCGTATCGGGGAGGAAGGTTACCCGGGCGTCACCATCGGGAGGAACGCGGTCCTCAGGTCGGGGACCATCATCTACTGTGATGTTCTGATCGGCGATGCCTTCCAGACCGGGCACAACGTGCTGATCCGCGAAAAGACCACCATCGGCGATCGGGTGGCGATAGGGACGGCGGCGGTGATCGAGGGAGACTGCACGATCGGCGACGATGTCCGGCTCCAGAGCCTGGTCTACATCCCGACCGGCACCCGGATCGGCAACCGGGTCTTCATCGGCCCGAACGCCGTGCTGACGAACGACCGCTATCCGCCCGGCCCCCATGAGTCGCTCCGGGGCCCGGTGATCGGGGACGACGCCGTCATCGGCGCAAACGCGACGATCCTCCCCGGCGTCACAGTCGGCGAGGGGGCGTTCGTCGCCGCCGGTGCGGTGGTGACAAAGGATGTCCCGCCCGGGACGCTTGCGGTAGGAACGCCGGCACGGTTCCGACCGCTGCCTCTGGAGGCGAGGCGGTGA
- a CDS encoding DegT/DnrJ/EryC1/StrS family aminotransferase, which yields MTVEIPIVRPLIGEDAAQAHGAEYREKRAGNLADPGCFTFYPTKNWHTSAMRPGGSGAHN from the coding sequence GTGACGGTGGAGATCCCCATCGTCCGACCGCTCATCGGTGAGGACGCGGCCCAGGCGCATGGGGCGGAGTACCGGGAGAAGCGGGCAGGGAACCTCGCCGACCCCGGTTGCTTCACCTTCTACCCGACGAAGAACTGGCATACATCTGCGATGCGGCCCGGGGGCTCCGGGGCGCATAACTAA